The Candidatus Neomarinimicrobiota bacterium nucleotide sequence AACGAGAGCTCGTCACTTTTCCATCTTTACATTCTCTTAACACCCAACCAAAGAAAGGATTAGATCATGTCTTTTCGAACTGAGAAGGATACTATGGGTGAGATTGAAGTCCCCTCCGATCGGTACTGGGGCGCACAGACCCAGCGGTCACTTCAAAACTTTAAGATCGGCGGCGAGAAGTTCCCCAGAGAGTTTATCAGGGCGTACGGCCTGGTAAAGCAGGTTGCTGCCGAAGTGAATGTTGAAATCGGTGTGTTGGATAAAGATCTGGCAAAAACCATCGGTGAGGCTGCTCAGGAAGTGATTGACGGTAAACTGGACGATCATTTTCCGCTGGTTGTCTGGCAGACGGGAAGCGGCACGCAGACGAACATGAACTTCAACGAGGTCATTTCCAACCGCGCCATTGAATTGTCCGGTGGCGAGATGGGTTCCAAGACGCCTATTCATCCCAATGATCATGTCAACAAATCACAGTCAACAAATGACACATTCCCGTCAGCAATCAATATAGCCACTGCCGTGCAGATCAATGAACATCTTTTGCCCAGAGTGAAAGGGCTCAGGGACGCTCTGGCGGCAAAGGCGGACGAATTCTCGAAAATTGTTAAGCTGGGACGGACCCACCTTCAGGACGCCACGCCCTTGACACTGGGGCAGGAGTTTTCCGGCTACGCATCCCAGCTGGACCATGCCATGGTTGCTGTGATGAACGGCCTGCCGCATCTTTACGAGCTGGCGTGGGGTGGCACGGCTGTGGGGACGGGTCTGAATGCCCCTGAGGGGTATGCCGAACAAGTGGCGGAGAGGATTGCCGAAAAGACTGGTCTTCCATTCAGGACAGCGCCAAACAAGTTCGAAGCCATGGGGGCCCACGATGCGGCCGTAGAGATGTCCGGCGCTCTGAAAACAATGGCTGCCTCTCTGAACAAGATCGCCAACGATCT carries:
- the fumC gene encoding class II fumarate hydratase, yielding MSFRTEKDTMGEIEVPSDRYWGAQTQRSLQNFKIGGEKFPREFIRAYGLVKQVAAEVNVEIGVLDKDLAKTIGEAAQEVIDGKLDDHFPLVVWQTGSGTQTNMNFNEVISNRAIELSGGEMGSKTPIHPNDHVNKSQSTNDTFPSAINIATAVQINEHLLPRVKGLRDALAAKADEFSKIVKLGRTHLQDATPLTLGQEFSGYASQLDHAMVAVMNGLPHLYELAWGGTAVGTGLNAPEGYAEQVAERIAEKTGLPFRTAPNKFEAMGAHDAAVEMSGALKTMAASLNKIANDLRWLASGPRSGIGEISLPSNEPGSSIMPGKVNPTQAEALTMVAAQVMGNDTTLTVAGASGNFELNVFRPVIAFNLLQSVKLLGDAADSFNVNCVAGIEPNLEKIDGNLRNSLMLVTALAPHIGYDKAAEVAKKAHADNSTLRETIEKLGYMSGQEFDEKVKPEEMVSPTKHS